The Pongo pygmaeus isolate AG05252 chromosome 11, NHGRI_mPonPyg2-v2.0_pri, whole genome shotgun sequence genome includes a region encoding these proteins:
- the LOC134737732 gene encoding serine/arginine repetitive matrix protein 3-like, with protein sequence MLGSGSEPQLPVSYTITRMNNQYSTVDGVTRRLCPTETRPRATPSAAAEQRRRAQLHAQGGPQRPGPLLPRRRRGTPHLNPTPQDAPLFSLRFPARRQPHRVFVGGQETAVGQRNGGAVGEHQDSRDSTLPTGTKGTGQSKSNLVYKPFFPPATPEATAESRPPSATYSVRRSRRSAASPERATEPADPRPQGATGPGTAGTKARGRRLGAAAGRRGKGRGERERKRSRYLALRYLAGSHSASTSSSLSGGAPGRGPSPGLRGSRRGYSAKAVPRLPADSAPRALVLPPRAAVKAPVRTRLRSTQRRREEPGHSPLARWRRGRPRGGGGDLAAWDSPLGARAGTGATASKPTHLWPPGAGFTAPSDSLT encoded by the exons ATGCTGGGCAGTGGCAGCGAGCCGCAGCTCCCAGTCAGCTACACCATCACAAGGATGAACAATCAATACTCTACAGTGGACGGTGTTACCAGACGactttgcccaact GAAACGAGACCCAGGGCAACCCCCTCCGCTGCGGCGGAACAAAGGAGGCGAGCGCAGCTGCACGCGCAGGGAGGCCCACAGCGTCCCGGGCCCCTCCTCCCCCGCCGCCGCCGGGGCACACCGCACCTGAACCCCACTCCCCAGGACGCCCCATTGTTCTCCCTCCGCTTTCCTGCCCGGAGGCAGCCACACCGTGTCTTTGTAGGGGGCCAGGAAACAGCTGTGGGCCAGAGGAATGGAGGGGCTGTGGGTGAACACCAGGACAGCCGAGATTCGACTCTACCCACAGGTACGAAAGGCACGGGGCAAAGTAAGAGCAACTTAGTTTACAAGCCCTTCTTCCCTCCCGCCACCCCCGAAGCCACTGCGGAGTCACGACCACCCTCCGCGACCTACAGCGTGCGCCGTTCCCGCCGCAGCGCCGCGTCTCCCGAGAGAGCGACAGAGCCCGCTGACCCCCGCCCGCAGGGTGCGACGGGGCCAGGGACCGCGGGCACAAAGGCGCGGGGCAGGCGCCTCGGGGCCGCGGCCGGACGCAGAGGGaagggcaggggagagagagagagaaagcgctCGCGCTACCTCGCCTTGCGCTACCTCGCCGGGAGCCACTCCGCCTCCACGTCGTCTTCGCTCTCCGGTGGCGCTCCGGGACGCGGGCCCAGCCCGGGGCTGCGGGGCTCCCGCCGCGGCTATTCTGCCAAGGCTGTCCCGCGGCTGCCGGCCGACAGCGCGCCGCGCGCTCTGGTACTGCCTCCACGCGCCGCGGTTAAGGCTCCCGTGCGCACCCGGCTGCGGAGTACTCAGCGGCGGCGGGAGGAGCCCGGCCACTCCCCTCTCGCCCGCTGGCGGAGGGGCCGGCCGAGGGGCGGGGGCGGCGACCTCGCAGCCTGGGATTCGCCCCTCGGCGCGCGGGCAGGAACGGGAGCCACCGCCTCCAAGCCGACTCACCTCTGGCCGCCTGGTGCCGGCTTCACAGCGCCCTCCG ACTCACTGACataa